The nucleotide sequence ATGCCGGCGCCGAGTACGACGTTGGCGTTGGTCCAGTCGATCGAGGTAGGGTTCAAGATCACAGCAAGCCCGATCAAGCCCAGCAGCGCGCCAGCGAGCTTTGGTGCCGTCAGCGTGTCCTTCCCGAGCAGCGGCGCGGCGATCGCGACCCAGAGCGGCGTGGTGTAGCCGAGCACGATAGCCTTGCTCGCGGGCAGGAAGCGCACACCGGCCGCAACAAGAACCGAGAACACCGTCATGTGCAGCAGCGCTACGCTGAGGACCACAGGAATGTCGCGCCGTTCCGGGATCACCAGATTGTTGCTGAGCCCGAGGATCAGGAACAGTGCGGCCAACGCGATCCAGCTCCGGATCGCCGACGTCCACAACGGCGGAAGGAACTGGACGAGCTGCTTCGTCACCGACCAGTTGACGCCCCAGGCCAGCACGACGATCAGGAACAGGCCGACAGCCGCGCGGGATGAGAGGGAGTTCATCGCAGAATCCTTGAAGCAGTGCGGTCTGCGAGATAGCATCCCGGCTGGATCTTGAAAAAGTGCCAGATCGGAAAGGAATAAGGTGCCAGTTTCAGGAACGATGATCCCCGCGCTGATCGACCTGAAGCGGGCCGGCGACGACGGGTTGGCGGCGCAGCTAACGAGCCAGCTCCGAAGCCTGATCGCGACCGGCCGCCTGGGCAAAGGCATCGCGCTGCCGTCGAGCCGCTCGCTTGCGAGCGATCTCGGCGTCTCCCGCAACACAGTCACCTATGCATTCGAGCAGCTCGCCGCCGAGGGATACCTAGCGGCGTCACACGGGCGCCGCCCGGTGGTGATGGTCGACGGCGGTGAGCGCATCGAAGCGGCGGGTGTCGTCGCATCCCGGGGGCGCTCTGCCAAGCCGCAGCTCTCACCTTGGGCTTCGAGGATCAAGCAGACAGACTGGCCGATGTCCTATCAGGCACCACTAAAACCGTTGCGTCCGGGGCATGGTGATTTCAGGGAGTTTCCGAACGAGATCTGGGCGCGCTGCTTGCGCCGCCGCGCTGTGCGTGCGGCCAGACGCGAGCTTGGCTCAGTCAACCGGACGCGCCTGCGCGAGGCGCTGGCGCATTATCTGGCGACCAGCAGGGGCGTTCGCGCCACCGCGGACCAGATCCTGATCCTGCCAAGCGCGCAGGCTGCGCTGACCTTGATTGCGGCGGTGCTCGTCTCACCCGGCGATGACGTCTGGGTCGAGGATCCCGGCTATCCCGGCGCCGCGGCCGCCTTCCGTGCCTCCGGTGCGCGCGTGATGGGTATTAGGCTGGACGAGCAGGGCATGCAGCGGATGCCGGGACCGGCCGCGCCAAAGCTGATCTTCATGACGCCGTCGCATCAGCATCCGACCGGACGGCTGATGTCGCTGGCCCGCCGCACTGAATTTCTTGGCATGAGCAGGCCCGGCAAGACCTGGATTGTGGAGGACGATTACGACGGCGAATTCCACTATGACAGCCGGCCGGTGCCGGCCTTGCAGGGCATCGATGCCCATGGCCGCGTGTTCTATGTCGGCACCTTCTCGAAGGCGATGACCTCGGATATTCGGCTCGGCTATCTCGTCGTGCCGCCGGCGCTGGTCGACACTTTGGAGATTGCGCAGCGGCATATCGGGCTGATTGCTTCCAGCCACATCCAGGAAGCGCTGGCGGAGTTCATTGCCGATGGGCATTTCCTCGCGCATCTGCGCCGGATGCGCCGGCTCTATCACGTGCGCCGCGACCACCTGGTCGAAGGACTGGGGCGCCATCTCGGCGAAGTGCTTTCGGTCGAGGTGCCCTCGGGCGGCATCCAGCTCGTCGCCCGCCTCAAGCGCGGCCGGGCCGATCAGGCCGCGGTCAGGCGGCTGGTTGCCGCGGGGGTTGAGACGCGAGCCCTGTCCAGCCTGGCGCTCGGCCAGCCGCGCGATCACGGCCTGCTGCTCGGCTTTGCGGCCTGGCGTGAGAGCGAGATCAGCGCGGCGGTGCGGACGATGGCGTCGTGCTTCTAGAGCATGATCCGGATCCGAAGGGCCGCGTTCGCGCAAAGTGCGCAGCGGTTTTCCTAATCTCATCGCGCTTTAGCGCGTTAGTCCACCGCCTTCGTCACGATACGGATCTCCGAGGTCAGCGTCCGGTGCACCGGGCACTTGTCGGCGATTTCCATCAGCTTCTTGCGCTGCTCGGCATCGAGCGCGCCGTCGATTGCGATGTCGCGCTCGATCTGGTCGAGCATGCCATCCCGCGTCTCGCACTCGGCGCAGTCCTTGGCGTAGATTTTTGAGTGCCTCAGCGTGACGGTGACGCGATCGAGCGGCAGCGACTTGCGGTCGGCATAAAGGCGCATGGTCATGGAGGTGCAGGCGCCGAGGCCGGCCAGCAGGAAGTCGTAAGGGCCGGGGCCGGCATCCTCACCGCCGGCGGCGACCGGCTCGTCAGCCACCAGATGATGCGGGCCGACGGTGACGATCTGGTTGAACTTGCTCTTGCGGGTCTCCTGCACGACGACCTTGCGCGGCGCCTCAGGGAGATCCATCGCTTTCGCTGGTTTTGCCGTGTCGATGTAGCGGCTGGCCCAGGCTGCGATCATGTCCGCGGCATAGAGCGCGTCGGCGGGCTTGGCCAAGAGATGATCGGCATGGTCGAGCGAGACGAAGCTCTTGGGATGCTTGGCCGCAACAAAGATCTTCGTCGCATTGTCGATACCGACGGTGTCGTCGACCGGCGAGTGCATCACCAGCAGCGCCTTGTGCAGTCCCGTGATGTCCTCCATCAGTTCGTGCTCGGCGATGTCGTCGAGGAATTCGCGCTTGATCCGGAACGGGCGGCCCGCGAGCGAGACTTCGACCTCGCCCTGCGCGCGGATGTTGTCGAGATGCTCCCTGAAAAGGCCGGTGACATGCGCGGGATCGGAAGGTGCCGCGATGGTCGCGACCGCCTTGGCCTCGGGAATTTTGCCGGCTGCTGCCAGGATCGCCGCGCCGCCGAGGCTGTGGCCGATCAGGAGCGACGGCGCCTTGCGGGTCGTGCGCAAATGATCGGCGGCACGCACGAGATCGGCGACGTTGGAGGAGAAGGTCGAATTGGCAAAATCGCCTTCGCTGGAGCCGAGCCCGGTGAAGTCGAAGCGCAATACCGCGATGCCCCTGGCGGCGAGCGCGACCGAGATGCGCTTTGCCGCCAGTGTGTCCTTACCGCAGGTGAAGCAATGCGCGAACAGCGCGAACGCCGCGGGCTCGCCGTCCGGCAGCTCCAGCGCGGCTGCGAGCTGATGGCCGCCTTCGCCCGTGAATTGGAAGCGTTCCGTCGGCATGGGCTTCCCCCCTGTTGCTTGACCCTAATCGCCTGAATAGCGCTGCTCGGCCCAAGGATCGCCGCGGTTATGATAGCCGCGAACTTCCCAGAAGCCCGGCGCATCGTCGGTCAGGAACTCGATCGCCTGGAGCCACTTCGCGCTCTTCCAAAAATAGAGATGCGGCACGACCAGCCGCACCGGGCCGCCATGCTCGTCCGACAGCGGCTGGCCCGACCAGCTATGGGCGAGCAGCGCGTCCTCGGCCGCGAAGTCGTCCAGCGCGAGGTTGGTGGTGTAGCCGTCATAAGAATGCAGCACGACGAAGCGCGCATCCTCGCGCGGCTGGCACGCCGCAAGCAGCTCGCGCGTCGCAAGCCCTTCCCACAGATTGTCGTAGCGCGACCATGTCGTCACGCAATGGATGTCGGACGTGGATTGCGCCTGCTTCCGTGCGGCAAACTCGGCGAAGGTCCAGAACACCGGGTTCTCGATCGCGCCATAGACGTCGAGCCGCCAGCGCTCGCGCGAGACCGGGGGCACTACGCCGAGATCGAGCACCGGCCAGTCTTTTGTCAGGTGCTGTCCTGGCGGCAGGCGCTGGTCTTCCGGCCGCGTGACCTTTCCCGTGAGGAAGCGGCCTTCGCGCGCCCATTTCTCCTTGGTGCGCGTCAGCTTGCTGTCGGGCGGCTCGTTGTCGTCGGCCATGATCTACTCGTAAATGGGCTACTCGTGGCGGTGCATCGCGGAGGCGTGCTTGGTGTCGCGCATGGTGGAATAGATGATCAGCGACAGGCAGATGATTCCGGCGAGATAATAGTAGAACCATTCTTCGTGCCCAATGCTCTTGAAATAGAGCGCGATGGCCGGCGCCGTGCCGCCGAAGATCGAGACCGTGATGGCATAGGGCAGGCCGACGCCGAGCGCGCGGACGTTGGTCGGGAACAGCTCGGCCTTCACCACCGCGTTGATCGACGTGTAACCGGCGACGAAAAGCCAGGCGCAGCAGATCAGGATGAACGCCATGAACGGCGATTTGGTCTCCTTCAGCGTCATCAGCAGCGGCACGGTCGCGAGCGTGCCGGCGACACCGAAGAAGATCAGCAGCGGTTTGCGGCCGATCTTGTCGGAGATGGCGCCGTAGATCGGCTGAAGAATGGTCGCGAAGATCAGCGTGCCGAAGATCACGAAGGTGGTCTGGTCCTCGGTCAGCCCGACCGAGAGTTTGACGAAGGTCTGCATATAGGTGGTGAATGTGTAGAACGCCGCGGTGCCGCCGGCGGTCAGGCCGACGACCAGTAGCAGCTCGCGCGGATAGCGCAGCAGATTGGTGAGCGAGCCGGTCGGCTTCACCACCTTCTTCGCCTCCTCGAACGCCTCGGTCTCATGCAGGCCGCGCCGCATTACGGCGGCAAAGATCGCGAGTGCCGCGCCGATCGCGAACGGGATGCGCCAGCCCCAGGCCTTCAGCTCCTCCGGCGTGAGGAAGACTTTTTGCAGCAGCAGGAGCACGATGATGGCGGTGAGCTGGCCGCCGATCAGCGTGACGTATTGAAAGCTCGAATAAAAGCCGCGGTGCCTGGGGTCGGCGACCTCGCTCAAGTACGTGGCGCTGGCGCCATATTCGCCGCCGAGGCTCAGGCCTTCGATGACGCGGGCGAGCGCGAGGATCACCGGTGCCGCAAGGCCGATCGTCGCATAGGTCGGCGTCAGCGCGATGATCAGCGAGCCGAAGCACATGAAGACGACCGACAGCGTCAGCGAGATGCGACGGCCGAAATGGTCAGCGAGATAGCCGAAAAACCAGCCGCCCAGGGGCCGCATCAGAAAGGTCGCCGCGAACACGACGGCGACGTTCAATTGCTGCACGACAGGGTCGTTGCCGGGGAAAAAGGCTGGAGCGAAATAGAGCGCGAACGCCGTATAGGCGTAGAAATCGTACCACTCGACGAGATTGCCGATCGAGCCGATGAAGATCGCCTTGATCCGGCGCCTGGCGTCGGCGATGTCAATGTGGTCGGAGGCCGGTTGGGTTGCTTGCTCTGTCACGTCCGGCCTCTCCGCGCGTTTGGAAAGGCCTACATCGCCCTTCCGAGCAAAAATGGCAACTGGCGGGGGCCTCTGACCGTGCCTTGCGACCAGGTCACGGTGCCGGCCGGGTCGAGGGCGAAGTCCGGAATGCGCTTCAGCCATTCCTCCAGTGCAACCTGCATCTCCATGCGCGCAAGGTTGGAACCGACGCAGCGATGGATCCCGAGGCCGAAGGCGGCGTGGCGGTTCTCCCGGCGGTCGATCACGACTTTGTCAGCGTCCGGAAACATCTTGGGGTCGCGGTTCGCCGCCGGGAAGGACAGCAGCACCATGTTGCCCGCCTTGACCGGACAGCCGGAGACCGTGGTCTCCTTGACGACCTCGCGCGCCATCGTCACCGGCGAATAGGCACGCAGCAGCTCTTCCACCGCGGTCGGGATCAGCCCGGGCTCGGCGATGAGGCGCTCGCGGTCGGCCGGCGTCCTGGCGAGATGCCAGAGCGAGGAGCCGATCGCGCTCCAGGTCGTATCGATGCCGGCGATCAGCAGCAGTCGCAGCGAACCCAGCACGTGTGATTCTTCCAGCGGCTGGCCTTCCTTGTCCTTGGCGTTCATCAGATAGGAAATGAGATCGTCGGTCGGCCTCGACCTGCGTTCCTCGATCTGCGTCCTGAAATAGGCGCTCATCTCCTGCACGGCCTCAAGCAGCTTGCTCTCGTCCTTGATGCTGAGCTCCAGGATCATGTGAATCCAGTTGATGAAGAGATCGCTGTCGCTCTCGGGGATGCCGAGCATGTGCGCGATCGCTTGAACCGGGATGTATTTGCTGTAGCGCGCAGCGGCGTCGACCTTGCCGTCGGCGATGAAGCCGTCGATCAGCTCGTTGCAGATGGCGCGCATCCGCGGTTCCAGCTTCTTCATCGCATCCGGCGTGAAGGGCGGCAGCAGCAATTGCTTGGCCGGCTTGTGCACGGGCGGATCGGAGGTGATCGGCGGGGCCGCGTTCCTGGTGAGTTCGGGCCGGACGTCGCGGACGATGATCCGGCGCGAGGAGAAATGCTCGGGGTCGTTGGCGATCTCGCGCACCGCGTCATAGGTGGTCGGCATATAGCAGCCGAGGAAGCGCTCGGTATGCACGACGGGGCTCGCGGCCCGCAGCTCGTCCCAGATCGGGAAGGGATCGTCCGTCCATTGCGGATCGGTGTGGTCGAAATCGTTGACCCAGTCGGTCACGGGCGGATGGGCGGCGGGCTGGCTGACGTCGGACATCTCGGAATCCCTCGGGGTTCGTGTTCGCGGAAGGCACGCAGGGCGCGCGGACAGGGGTCGCGCTACTCCTCGATCACATCGATCGCGATTTCCGGACAGTTGGATTTGGCAAGCCAGGCCTTGTCTTCAAGGCCGGGCGGCACGATGCCGTTCCCGGCTTCATGGGCGTTGCCGTATTCGTCGAGCTCGAACAGCTCCGGCGCCAGCGCCTTGCAGCGCGCGTGGCCCTGGCATTTGTCGGGATCGACGTGAACCTTCAGTCGCTCGGTCATGGCGGCTTCCTCGGCGTGTGCGCGGGCCGAAAGGGCGGCGCGCATTCCTCATGTGAGTTTTATCCGCGGCATTTGCCGCGAGCTTTAAGTTATATACTATTACATTCGCGACAGGCTTCCCCTGTCAAGCGCAAACTTATAGGCTTCGCCGCAACATGCGTTCACAACTCGCCCGCAAGCCCGGGAACACCTACCACCATGGCGATCTCCGCGACGCCTTGATCAAGGCCGCGTTGCGCGAGGCGGAGCAGGGCGGGGCCGAGGCGATCAGCATCAAGGCGCTGGCGAAGCAGCTCGGCGTTTCGCAGCCGGCGCCCTACCGGCATTTCGCCGATCGCGAGGCGCTGCTTGCGGCAGTGACGGCGGAGGCGTTCCGGCAACTCTCGACAGTGCTGCGCGAGGCGATGGCCAAGTCGTCGAAGCAATCGAAATTGTCGCGGCTGGCACAGGCGACGCTCGACTTCGGTCTGCGCCGCAACGGCATCTATCGCCTGATGTTCGCATCGCGCACCGTGTCCTGCGCGGCCAAGGGCAGCGAGTTGCACGAGGCGACGCGCGAGACCTTTGCGCTCGTGATCGAGGCGCTGGAGGCCCCGGCCGTCGGCTATCTGCGCGAGCGGCAAGCGCTCAAGATCTGGGCGGCGCTGCACGGGGTCGTGATGCTGGCGGAGCAGGGCTTGTTCACCGGCGAGGCCGCGCATGCCACGCGCGAGGAACTGGTCGAGGATTTCGTGAACGAGACCAGGGCCGCGCTCGCGGTCGCGATCAAGGATGCGCGGCGCCAGAAGAAAGCCGGCGCTTAAGCTTTCGCCTTCAGTAGCTTCATCAGCTTATCGACTGCACTGTCTGGCGTTGTCACGACAAGCCGGCCGGTGGCCTCGGCGACCAGGGGCGCCGTTGCCGCGATGCTGAACTGGGTCAGCGCAATGACGTCGCAATCGCGCAGGTCCTTTGAAGCTTCCACAATCAGCCTGTCGTGCGCGGCGCGGTCGCCGCGGTCGAGCGCCGCCAGCGCGCCTTCGGCAAGCTTCGGCACGACCTGGACCGAGGCCGGAAACTCCGGCGGCATCGAGATCAGCGTCGGCGGGAAGGTCGAGAGCAGCCCGATTCGCTTGCCCATCTTGACCGCTCGCTCGATCATGGCCTCGTTCGGCTTGAGCACGGGCATCGGCGCATGGGCCTGCGCGACGGCCTCGATGCAGGGGCCGAACGCCGAGCAGGTGAACAGGATTCCGTTCGCTCCGGTCGCTGCCGCATAATCCCCGAGCGCGAGAAAACGTTCGGTCATGGCGTCGTTGAGCCGGCCGTCGCGCGCCAAATCCGCCGACAAACTATCATCGAGCAGGTTCATCAGCCGCGCCTCCGGCCACGCCTTCGCGAACGCCGCCTCGATCGGGGCGATGGAGTGCTTCAGGGCGTGGATCAGGGCGATGCGCATGGGAGTCGTCTTTTCTCCCTCTCCCCGTTCTGACGGGGAGAGGGCCGGGGTGAGGGGCTCTTTACTTGAACGGAATGGCGTACATCAAGCCGCCCTTGCTCCAGAGGCCGTTGAGGCCGCGGTCGAGCTTGAGCGGGCTCGCCTTGCCGACATTGCGCTCGTAGATCTCGCCGTAATTGCCGGTGGCCTTGATTGCCGTGACCAGCCATTTGTTGTCGAGCCCGAGCCGCGAGCCGAGGTCGCCGGAGGCACCGAGCAGGCGCTGGATCGCCGGCGTCTGCGACTTCGTCATCTCCTCGACATTGGCCTGCGTGACGCCGAGCTCCTCGGCCTCGATCAGGCCGGAATGCAGCCACGTGATGATATCGCTCCAGACCTCGTCGCCGTTGCGGGTGAACGGGCCGAGCGGCTCCTTGCTGATGGTCTGCGGCAGCACGACGTAGTCGGCCGGGTTCGGCGCCGCGGTCGTCACGGCGCCGGCGAGCGCGGAAGCGTCCTGGGTCATGGCGTCGCAGCGGCCGCCGAAGAAGGTCTGGTACATGGT is from Bradyrhizobium xenonodulans and encodes:
- the pdxR gene encoding MocR-like pyridoxine biosynthesis transcription factor PdxR, which encodes MIPALIDLKRAGDDGLAAQLTSQLRSLIATGRLGKGIALPSSRSLASDLGVSRNTVTYAFEQLAAEGYLAASHGRRPVVMVDGGERIEAAGVVASRGRSAKPQLSPWASRIKQTDWPMSYQAPLKPLRPGHGDFREFPNEIWARCLRRRAVRAARRELGSVNRTRLREALAHYLATSRGVRATADQILILPSAQAALTLIAAVLVSPGDDVWVEDPGYPGAAAAFRASGARVMGIRLDEQGMQRMPGPAAPKLIFMTPSHQHPTGRLMSLARRTEFLGMSRPGKTWIVEDDYDGEFHYDSRPVPALQGIDAHGRVFYVGTFSKAMTSDIRLGYLVVPPALVDTLEIAQRHIGLIASSHIQEALAEFIADGHFLAHLRRMRRLYHVRRDHLVEGLGRHLGEVLSVEVPSGGIQLVARLKRGRADQAAVRRLVAAGVETRALSSLALGQPRDHGLLLGFAAWRESEISAAVRTMASCF
- a CDS encoding sulfite oxidase-like oxidoreductase, which encodes MADDNEPPDSKLTRTKEKWAREGRFLTGKVTRPEDQRLPPGQHLTKDWPVLDLGVVPPVSRERWRLDVYGAIENPVFWTFAEFAARKQAQSTSDIHCVTTWSRYDNLWEGLATRELLAACQPREDARFVVLHSYDGYTTNLALDDFAAEDALLAHSWSGQPLSDEHGGPVRLVVPHLYFWKSAKWLQAIEFLTDDAPGFWEVRGYHNRGDPWAEQRYSGD
- a CDS encoding TetR/AcrR family transcriptional regulator, which produces MRSQLARKPGNTYHHGDLRDALIKAALREAEQGGAEAISIKALAKQLGVSQPAPYRHFADREALLAAVTAEAFRQLSTVLREAMAKSSKQSKLSRLAQATLDFGLRRNGIYRLMFASRTVSCAAKGSELHEATRETFALVIEALEAPAVGYLRERQALKIWAALHGVVMLAEQGLFTGEAAHATREELVEDFVNETRAALAVAIKDARRQKKAGA
- a CDS encoding ferredoxin, whose product is MTERLKVHVDPDKCQGHARCKALAPELFELDEYGNAHEAGNGIVPPGLEDKAWLAKSNCPEIAIDVIEE
- a CDS encoding MFS transporter — protein: MTEQATQPASDHIDIADARRRIKAIFIGSIGNLVEWYDFYAYTAFALYFAPAFFPGNDPVVQQLNVAVVFAATFLMRPLGGWFFGYLADHFGRRISLTLSVVFMCFGSLIIALTPTYATIGLAAPVILALARVIEGLSLGGEYGASATYLSEVADPRHRGFYSSFQYVTLIGGQLTAIIVLLLLQKVFLTPEELKAWGWRIPFAIGAALAIFAAVMRRGLHETEAFEEAKKVVKPTGSLTNLLRYPRELLLVVGLTAGGTAAFYTFTTYMQTFVKLSVGLTEDQTTFVIFGTLIFATILQPIYGAISDKIGRKPLLIFFGVAGTLATVPLLMTLKETKSPFMAFILICCAWLFVAGYTSINAVVKAELFPTNVRALGVGLPYAITVSIFGGTAPAIALYFKSIGHEEWFYYYLAGIICLSLIIYSTMRDTKHASAMHRHE
- a CDS encoding bifunctional alpha/beta hydrolase/OsmC family protein, whose amino-acid sequence is MPTERFQFTGEGGHQLAAALELPDGEPAAFALFAHCFTCGKDTLAAKRISVALAARGIAVLRFDFTGLGSSEGDFANSTFSSNVADLVRAADHLRTTRKAPSLLIGHSLGGAAILAAAGKIPEAKAVATIAAPSDPAHVTGLFREHLDNIRAQGEVEVSLAGRPFRIKREFLDDIAEHELMEDITGLHKALLVMHSPVDDTVGIDNATKIFVAAKHPKSFVSLDHADHLLAKPADALYAADMIAAWASRYIDTAKPAKAMDLPEAPRKVVVQETRKSKFNQIVTVGPHHLVADEPVAAGGEDAGPGPYDFLLAGLGACTSMTMRLYADRKSLPLDRVTVTLRHSKIYAKDCAECETRDGMLDQIERDIAIDGALDAEQRKKLMEIADKCPVHRTLTSEIRIVTKAVD
- a CDS encoding DMT family transporter encodes the protein MNSLSSRAAVGLFLIVVLAWGVNWSVTKQLVQFLPPLWTSAIRSWIALAALFLILGLSNNLVIPERRDIPVVLSVALLHMTVFSVLVAAGVRFLPASKAIVLGYTTPLWVAIAAPLLGKDTLTAPKLAGALLGLIGLAVILNPTSIDWTNANVVLGAGMVILAAISWAANIIYIRAHRWIASPLQLLIWQVLVATIVLTVSALVIEGLPHAEWSWRLVLLFLYSGLIGTALAYWAMSMVNKSISALTTSLGTTGTPLVGIASAAILLGEPIDISLAVAAGLIVAGIGLATLGDRLLRRQATASG
- a CDS encoding aspartate/glutamate racemase family protein — encoded protein: MRIALIHALKHSIAPIEAAFAKAWPEARLMNLLDDSLSADLARDGRLNDAMTERFLALGDYAAATGANGILFTCSAFGPCIEAVAQAHAPMPVLKPNEAMIERAVKMGKRIGLLSTFPPTLISMPPEFPASVQVVPKLAEGALAALDRGDRAAHDRLIVEASKDLRDCDVIALTQFSIAATAPLVAEATGRLVVTTPDSAVDKLMKLLKAKA
- a CDS encoding cytochrome P450; translation: MSDVSQPAAHPPVTDWVNDFDHTDPQWTDDPFPIWDELRAASPVVHTERFLGCYMPTTYDAVREIANDPEHFSSRRIIVRDVRPELTRNAAPPITSDPPVHKPAKQLLLPPFTPDAMKKLEPRMRAICNELIDGFIADGKVDAAARYSKYIPVQAIAHMLGIPESDSDLFINWIHMILELSIKDESKLLEAVQEMSAYFRTQIEERRSRPTDDLISYLMNAKDKEGQPLEESHVLGSLRLLLIAGIDTTWSAIGSSLWHLARTPADRERLIAEPGLIPTAVEELLRAYSPVTMAREVVKETTVSGCPVKAGNMVLLSFPAANRDPKMFPDADKVVIDRRENRHAAFGLGIHRCVGSNLARMEMQVALEEWLKRIPDFALDPAGTVTWSQGTVRGPRQLPFLLGRAM